CAGGAAGGCAAGGAGAAGACGTTTACGTTCTGGGACCTGATGCGGCTCTCGAACCAGATTGTAAACATCCTCATCAAGTATGGCGTTGGCAAGGGTGATCGGGTACTGATCATGCTCCCCCGGGTTCCTGAGTGGTGGACCTTTACTCTCGGTCTGATCAAGCGTGGTGCAGTATATGTTCCTGCTCCCACGATGCTTACCCCAAAAGACCTGAAATACCGGATCAATATTGCCGATATCAAGATGGTCATCACCATGGAAGAGCAGGCGGACAAGATCGAAGAGATCGCAAAAGAGTGCCCGTCCCTTTCGTGTAAAGTATTGATTGACGGAAAGCGGCCGGGATGGATCAGTTACCTGACTGAACTTGACTATCCGGCACCGGTATCTGCCAAGATTGTTAACTTTCCCAGTATGAAAAAGACCAAGAGCACCGATCCGCTCGTGATCTTCTTTACTTCCGGCACAACCGGCGAGCCCAAGATGGTGGTGCACGAGCAGAGTTACCCGCTGGGACATATTGTTACTGCACGGTTCTGGCACGATCTGCGCACCAATGATCTCCACTTCACGCTTTCCGACACCGGATGGGCAAAGAGTGCCTGGGGAAAATTCTATGGCCAGTGGATCGAAGGTTCGGCCATCTTCGTGTACGATATACGAAGCCGTTTCAATGCAACCGAGATCCTCCCGCTCATAGAAAAATATGGCATCACCACGTTCTGCTGCCCACCGACTATTTACCGGATGCTGATCTTAGCCGATCTCGACAAGTTCGATTTCTCCGAGCTCCGCCACTGCGTAAGTGCCGGTGAGCCGCTCAACCCGGAAGTGATCAAGGCATGGAAGGATGCCACGGGAATGACCATTTACGAAGGATACGGGCAGACGGAAACGGTGCTCTGCATCGGGACTTTCCCTGGCATGACGCCAAAGTATGGTTCCATGGGAAAACCCTCGCCCGGCTGGAATATTGAACTCCACGATGACAACGGTAAACCGGTCCCCATCCACGAAGAAGGCAGAATTGCGATCAAAACGGATAAGCGTCCTGTCGGTATGTTCCGGGAATACCTGAACAATCCTGAAGAGAATAAGAAATCATTTGTCAACGGGTATTACTATACCGGTGATAAAGCCTACAAGGATGAAGACGGGTACTTCTGGTTTATCGGGCGCGATGACGATGTGATTAAATCATCCGGCTACCGGATCGGACCCTTTGAAGTAGAGAGTGCGCTTATCGAGCACCCCTCGGTACAGGAAGCTGCGGTTGTAGGATCCCCGGATGATGTCCGCGGGCTCGTTGTCAAGGCATTCGTGATCCTTAAACCCGGGTTTCAGCCCTCCGAAACACTGGTTAAGGATATCCAGAACCATGTAAAGAAGGTCACCGCCCCGTACAAATATCCCCGTATTATCGATTTTGTGGATTCCCTGCCAAAGACCATATCCGGAAAGATCCGACGCAAAGAGCTCCGTGAGCAGGAAATGAAGAAAGTATCGAATGAGAATGGTGACCACAAAAAGGTGTAATCACCCCCTATCTTTATTTAATTTCAATCGTAATCTATACAGGCGCGAGGGTAGCCAAGCCCGGTCAACGGCGCCAGGTTCAGGGCCTGGTCTCGCAGGAGTTCTTGGGTTCGAATCCCATCCCTCGCATCCATCGCGATTATCGAATCGCTCATCATCTTTTTTAAGAGGTTTTTTCGCCAATTATTTACCCCCTTCGGCACCCGAAAACCCTGCAGGAACGTGAATGTGGGTTTTTTTCCCTGCGTTGTCAATTATTAGAAAAAAGGAAAGAAATTCGCCACTCACATTTTTTTCGAGACATCTCCCTTCATGATATACTTCACAAGGATGAAGATTACCAGCGCGATGATGATAAAGTCAATAATTGCACC
The sequence above is drawn from the Methanomicrobiales archaeon HGW-Methanomicrobiales-1 genome and encodes:
- a CDS encoding acyl-CoA synthetase, giving the protein MVRYSVTMDDSLAESIDKSCEKRDISRSDWINEACTTQLTKSTGTSRIGATTLPSAGPVFGPDDHNMPDYDEMFRKFAIEVPEYFNFGFDVIDAWANKDRNKLAMLWLNQEGKEKTFTFWDLMRLSNQIVNILIKYGVGKGDRVLIMLPRVPEWWTFTLGLIKRGAVYVPAPTMLTPKDLKYRINIADIKMVITMEEQADKIEEIAKECPSLSCKVLIDGKRPGWISYLTELDYPAPVSAKIVNFPSMKKTKSTDPLVIFFTSGTTGEPKMVVHEQSYPLGHIVTARFWHDLRTNDLHFTLSDTGWAKSAWGKFYGQWIEGSAIFVYDIRSRFNATEILPLIEKYGITTFCCPPTIYRMLILADLDKFDFSELRHCVSAGEPLNPEVIKAWKDATGMTIYEGYGQTETVLCIGTFPGMTPKYGSMGKPSPGWNIELHDDNGKPVPIHEEGRIAIKTDKRPVGMFREYLNNPEENKKSFVNGYYYTGDKAYKDEDGYFWFIGRDDDVIKSSGYRIGPFEVESALIEHPSVQEAAVVGSPDDVRGLVVKAFVILKPGFQPSETLVKDIQNHVKKVTAPYKYPRIIDFVDSLPKTISGKIRRKELREQEMKKVSNENGDHKKV